The nucleotide window GGCCCCGGGCGTCCGGTCCACGCCGTTGCTGTCGGTGCCGTAGGTCGAGACCCCGCAAATGCTCGAAGCGCGGATGAGATAGTAAAAGCCGTCTTCGGGAGGGGGATCCGGCCTCGGATCGCTCCACGCGGGCACCCCGACGTCGTTGCCGAGACATGTCGCATCCACCACGGATCGGCTCATTCGCATGAGCGAGATGGAGCCGCCGGCGATGTCGTAGGTCGAGGCGCCACCCTGCGGCACGCTCCAGGAGACCGTGGTCTGGGCGCCTTGCGCGACGACGACTCCGAAAACTTCCCCGGGAGGCGCCGTCACGTTCGGGTCGGACGGCGCGCAGTCGCAAGCGTCGCCCACGGTGTCGCCGTCGATGTCGGCCTGATCGACGTTGGCGAGGCTCGGGCAGTTGTCGCAGGCGTCGCCCACGGAGTCGGCGTCGACGTCGCCCTGGGTCGCGTTCGTCGTCGCCGGGCAGTTGTCGCCGAGGTCGCGCGGTGTGTCGCCGTCGCTGTTGCGGTTGGCGGTCGAGCAGGTCGGCGACGGCGTGTGATCGACGTCTTGACCGTTCGTGTCCGCCGCCGACTCCCCGCACACGTTCCGGCTCGAGACGATGTAGTAGAAGCCGTTTCCCGGCGCCGGCACCGCGCCGTCGGCGATCGTGCGCGCGATGTTCTCCGTGTCGAAACAGGTCTCGTTGTAGGAGAACGGGACACCTCCGCCGAACGATCCTCGGTAGACGTTGTACGCCGGCGCTTGGAACGCGTGATGCCACTTCACCGTCGCGACGCTTCCCGATTTGCCGATGCGAAGACCATTGTCGACTTTCGCGGGCTGCTGAGAGATCGCCTTGTCGAGCGGCGCGCAATCGGAGACATCGGGTACGCCGTCGTTGTCGTCGTCCGGGTCGAGGTAATCGGGGATGCCGTCGCCGTCGAAATCAGGGTGAAACTCGAACGCACCCAAGTCGACCGTCGCGGTCCCGCTGTAGTCGGCGTCCTCGATGCGCGGTCCGCCGTCGAAGTCGAGCCATCCGGCTCCGATGACCGTGTTCGTTCCGGCCTCCAGGACGGGGCTCGCCGCTTGAAGATGCAGGTCGGGCGGCGTCGCCGCGCGGTTCACGTAGAGCGGATCGACCGAGACGTTGCCGTTGACGCCGATGTAGTCGGCGTCGGTCTTCGCCCCTGCGATGTCCGTCGGCGTGTTCCCACGGAAGTCGTTGAACTTCACGACGGGAACGCCGGCGCTGTCGACGTAGATCCCGCCGCCGAGACCGCTTCCGGTCGCCTGATTGTTGGTGATCAGATTGTTTTGAAAGTCGGCGACCTGCCCGGCATTGGAGACCGGCGAAAAATACACGCCGCCGCCATGGAGCGAGGCGTTGTTGTTCTCGATCGTGTTGTTGTAGAACTTGACGAACGACGTCGTGAACCCGGCGGCGCCGCCGTCCACCCCTCCGTTAATGAAGAAGAGGTTGCTGTCGACCGTCCCTCGCGATCCGGCGACCGGTGAGACGCCGTCGTACTCGCCGAAGGCGATCCCCGCACCGTAGTCCGCGGCGTTGTTGTCGCTGATCGAATTACGGTTGATCCGCGTGTCCTGAACCGTGACGCGGCTGTACATCGCGATTCCGCCGCCGGCGCCGTACTGGTTGAGGGTCGCCGGGTTTCCCGCCTTGTTCGTCTTGATCGTATTCGCGGTGATGATCGGCGCCGAGTTGAACCCTACGTAGATGCCGCCGCCGTCCCCTTCCGACATCGCGTGGCTCGTGCCCGCCGGGGGGTCGGCCGCGTTTCCTTGGATGAGATTGCTCGTGATGGTCGGCCGCGGCGGAGCGTTGGGATCGTTGCCGTTGATGTAGATGCCGCCGCCGTAGAACATGTTGTAGGTCGGACTGCTGATCGTGTTGCCGACGATCTCGTTGCGCGTGATCGTCGGAGAGGAGCCGTAGACGAGGATGCCGCCGCCGATCTTCGACGCGCAGGTTCCGCTGCAGGTCTGATCGACGCCGCCACCACCCTGGATATGGATGCCTTCGATCCGGCTGGTCGAACCCGCCGCGGACGGGAAGTAGACCGCGGCGTAAGGGATTTCCGTCCCGATCGTGCAGAAGTCAGTGCTGACCCCGGCCTTGCCCGACGCGTCGAGGACGGTGACGGCCGGGCCGTCGGTGGAGATGACCGAGACGTTGGCAGGAAACCTCAGGCACTCGTGATACGTGCCCGGCATGACGTTGATCGTGCCGCCGGTCGCCTTGATCGCGCAGATCGCCGTCTGAATCTTGCAGTACGGGTTTCCTTGGGTCCCGGTGCCGTTCCCGGCGCAATCATCGACCCAGACCGTGACTTGTCCCCATGCCGGAATAGCGGCGGCCATGATGCAAGAGATGGCCACCAGTGGGTAAGCGATGCGCGTCCAGGCTGCCACGGGCCACCCTCGAATCCCTGCGCCCGGCCAACCCCAAGCGGTATTTTGAAAACGCCCACAGCCCGACCGCAGTCCTATACCGCCAAGGTGCTGCGGAGACAAGGACCGCTTGGGGGTCGACTCAGGGGCAAGGCGTCCCGGGCGCCCGGCTCACGCCATTGCTGTCGGCGCCGTAGGTCGAGACTCCGCAGATGCTCGAGGCGCGGATGAGATAATAGAAGCCGTCGCCCGGGTCCGGATCCTGGCGGTTGTCGTTCCAGTCCGGCCCCGAAAGATCGTTCGCCAGGCAGGCTGCGTCGTTCACCGAGCCGCCGGTCCGCATGAGCGACAGCAGGCCTGCGACGATGTCGTAGGTCGAAGCGCCCCCTTGCGGCGTTCCCCACGAGAGTGTGGTTGACGCGCCCCTCGCGACGACCAGGCCGAGGACCTCGCCCGGAGCGGTCGTCAGGGCGGGATCGGACGGGGCGCAGTCGCACGCGTCGCCGACCGAGTCCTGATCGAGGTCCGACTGGTCCGCGTTGGCCACAGTCGGGCAGTTGTCGCAGACATCGCCGTCGCCGTCCCCGTCGCTGTCGAGCTGGTTCACGTTGGCGATCGCCGGGCAGTTGTCGCAGGCATCGCCGCGTCCATCGCCGTCGGCGTCGACCTGGCTCACGTTCGCGACGGTGGGGCAGTTGTCGCAGACGTCGCCGTGGCCGTCGCCATCCGCATCGAGCTGACCCGCG belongs to Candidatus Polarisedimenticolaceae bacterium and includes:
- a CDS encoding right-handed parallel beta-helix repeat-containing protein, with translation MAISCIMAAAIPAWGQVTVWVDDCAGNGTGTQGNPYCKIQTAICAIKATGGTINVMPGTYHECLRFPANVSVISTDGPAVTVLDASGKAGVSTDFCTIGTEIPYAAVYFPSAAGSTSRIEGIHIQGGGGVDQTCSGTCASKIGGGILVYGSSPTITRNEIVGNTISSPTYNMFYGGGIYINGNDPNAPPRPTITSNLIQGNAADPPAGTSHAMSEGDGGGIYVGFNSAPIITANTIKTNKAGNPATLNQYGAGGGIAMYSRVTVQDTRINRNSISDNNAADYGAGIAFGEYDGVSPVAGSRGTVDSNLFFINGGVDGGAAGFTTSFVKFYNNTIENNNASLHGGGVYFSPVSNAGQVADFQNNLITNNQATGSGLGGGIYVDSAGVPVVKFNDFRGNTPTDIAGAKTDADYIGVNGNVSVDPLYVNRAATPPDLHLQAASPVLEAGTNTVIGAGWLDFDGGPRIEDADYSGTATVDLGAFEFHPDFDGDGIPDYLDPDDDNDGVPDVSDCAPLDKAISQQPAKVDNGLRIGKSGSVATVKWHHAFQAPAYNVYRGSFGGGVPFSYNETCFDTENIARTIADGAVPAPGNGFYYIVSSRNVCGESAADTNGQDVDHTPSPTCSTANRNSDGDTPRDLGDNCPATTNATQGDVDADSVGDACDNCPSLANVDQADIDGDTVGDACDCAPSDPNVTAPPGEVFGVVVAQGAQTTVSWSVPQGGASTYDIAGGSISLMRMSRSVVDATCLGNDVGVPAWSDPRPDPPPEDGFYYLIRASSICGVSTYGTDSNGVDRTPGAPCP